The Aeoliella mucimassa genome includes the window TGTTTCACAACTATATTGCTCGAGTATCCACCCTGAGTAATGCCAGTGGGTGAACTCTTTTCTGGCGAGCCGTACGTGAACACGGTCTGGTTCTTCTCGCAGTAGTGCTCTTCGCCCTGCTTGCAGCTGTTACACTCCAGGCAACTACTCACCATGCATCCCACACCAGCGTGGTCGCCCACTTTGAACTTGGTAACGTTTTTACCAACGGCTGCTACCACGCCCGCGATTTCATGTCCCGGCACCTGTGGATACTGCTGTGGTCCCCAGTGCCCTCGCATTTGATGAATGTCCGAGTGGCAGATACCACAGTACTTGATGTCGATCAGAACATCGTCGTCTCCGAGCGGTCGCCGCTGAAATGCCCAAGTACTTAGCTTTCCGCTCTTATCGCGGGCAGCCAGCCCCTTCGACTTGGTGTTCTCCGGTTCCGAACCAGTCGGCGCGGCTATTACACCCTTCGAACCTGCCAGTAGCGTTCCAGCTCCCGCAACGGTAGAAGTGCGAATGAAGTCTCGCCGAGTGTGTTGTTGCTCGCCATCCATAATCTATTCCTCCAGAATTCAATGTTTTAGTACTTCGTCTCCAACTCTCTGAGCGCGATCCGATTACAGTTCTTGTTTCGTCGGTCGGAAGAGAATCTCGTTGATGTCGACATCTTCGGGTTGCTCCATCGCAAACGCGACTGCCCGGGCGAACGATTCGGGAGCAATGGCGACTTGTTGGTAGTATTCGTTGATGCCCGCGTGCGACTGCTCGTGCGTGATGTGGGATGGCAGTTCGGTATCGACCGCACCCGGCGAGATGATGGTGGTCCGCATGTTGTAGGGCTTCACTTCGCTACGCAGACCTTCGGAGATCGCGCGAACCGCGTGTTTCGTTGCACAGTAAACCGAACCAGAGGGAGTAACCTTATGGCCAGCCACCGACGAGACGTTGATGATATGCCCCGACTTCTGCTTCTTCATCTGTGGCAACACCGCTGCGATGCCATAGAGTACCCCTTTGATGTTCACGTCGATCATGTTGTCCCATTCGTCGACCTTGCACGCTTCCAGCGGAGACTGTTGCATCAACCCAGCGTTGTTGATCATCACATCAACTCGGCCGTAGCGCTCGACCGCCGTATCGACCAGGCGTTGTACTTGCTGGAGATCCGTAACGTCGGTTTCGACCGCTATCGCCTTCTCGTCACCACCGAGTTCTTCGGCCAGGGCCTGAATGCGGTCGGCACGCCGGGCAGCGAGCACGACGATCGCCCCGTTCGCAGCTAGATGCCTTGCCGTGGCTGCACCTAAACCGCTGCTAGCTCCAGTGATGACCACCACTTTTTCTTCGTTTTTTTTAGACATCATGTTCTCCATCGGTTACATTGCAGGAATAGCCAGCGACAGCAGGCACGGTCTACCGCACCAATAAGCTGCGGTTGGTTTTGCTTTGCCTCACAATAAAACAATACGACACTTACCCCCGTTTCGAGTATCACAAACATCCGGCACGATAGCCTAATCCTACGCGATACTCCCTATGAGCCCTGATCTCCCATGATCGAAGAGGTACAATTGGGAACATCCCGCAGGAGCCAAATGCCATGAATAGTGTCGCTTTATCCGAACTCGCCCAAACGCTCGATCGCCATATTAAGGTGGATGGGCTGGTCGAACCCCCTATATCAAGCCTTGCGCTGTACCGTTCCTCCGAGCCAACCGTGAGGGATGCGGTGGTCTACTCGCCGAGCCTCTGCGTGGTGGTGCAGGGAGCCAAAGAAGTGATCGTCGACGGCCAGGCGTATCACTACGATCCAGCCCACTCGCTGTTGGTCTCCGTCGATATGCCAGCGACTTCGCGGGTGGTCGATGCATCGGTGGAGTCTCCGTGTCTGGTAGCCGTCATCCAGATCGACTCCGCGGAAGTAGGCGAATTGCTGGCCAACGGCTCGCCCGCCCAGCACCGGGGGGCTCCCACTCGCGGGCTAGGTGTAACGCCGGTAGAACCACCGCTGATGAATGCCATTTCGCGGTTGATAACATTGCTAGACGCGCCTGAAGACATTGCCGCCTTGTCTCCGCTGGTGATGCGCGAGATTACCTATCGCCTGCTGAATGGTCCGCAGGGGGCACGGTTACGACAAATAGCTGCTCCCGGTACTCCATCGCAGCGGATCGCTGTCGCTATTCGGTGGGTGCGAGATCATTACTCCCAGCCCATTCGGATCGATGATCTGGCCGATCAGATGGGACTGAGCCAAACGGCCTTTCATCAACACTTCAAAGCGATGACCGGCTTAAGCCCCTTACAGTATCAAAAACGATTACGACTGCAGGAAGCAAGACGGATGATGTTCAGCGAAGGCGTAGAGGCTGCCGAAGCGGCCTTCTCCGTCGGCTACGAGAGCCCATCACAGTTTGGCCGGGAATACCGCCGATTGTTCGGCGCGTCGCCCCGGCAGGACATTTCGTCACTTACATCCGCTGCATCCATCTGACTTATTCTTTTACACGGTGGACTATGAGGACTCATCACTTTTCTTTTCTTCCGAAGCCTTCCTCTTGTCCTAAAGGGCTACTTGCCATGCTTCGGACTACCATTACGATGCTTCTTTCCCTGATCTGTGGTATTTATGCACACAGCGCTGAGCCATCGCGGGTGCAAGAAACGCTAACGGTCAACGAAGTCCCAGAGTTACGAGGCTATCTCGGCGAACGGTGGGAGGCCAATCGCCGAGGTTC containing:
- a CDS encoding SDR family oxidoreductase — protein: MMSKKNEEKVVVITGASSGLGAATARHLAANGAIVVLAARRADRIQALAEELGGDEKAIAVETDVTDLQQVQRLVDTAVERYGRVDVMINNAGLMQQSPLEACKVDEWDNMIDVNIKGVLYGIAAVLPQMKKQKSGHIINVSSVAGHKVTPSGSVYCATKHAVRAISEGLRSEVKPYNMRTTIISPGAVDTELPSHITHEQSHAGINEYYQQVAIAPESFARAVAFAMEQPEDVDINEILFRPTKQEL
- a CDS encoding AraC family transcriptional regulator, which produces MNSVALSELAQTLDRHIKVDGLVEPPISSLALYRSSEPTVRDAVVYSPSLCVVVQGAKEVIVDGQAYHYDPAHSLLVSVDMPATSRVVDASVESPCLVAVIQIDSAEVGELLANGSPAQHRGAPTRGLGVTPVEPPLMNAISRLITLLDAPEDIAALSPLVMREITYRLLNGPQGARLRQIAAPGTPSQRIAVAIRWVRDHYSQPIRIDDLADQMGLSQTAFHQHFKAMTGLSPLQYQKRLRLQEARRMMFSEGVEAAEAAFSVGYESPSQFGREYRRLFGASPRQDISSLTSAASI